ACACTCACTTTGACTCTTGCCAAGGGTCTTTTGTTGAGTAAAATGAACCGACAAGTTATGAAAGCGTTCCGCAATCTGGCCTTATTACTGATGGTCCCGGCTCTGGTTTCCTCCCTGTCTGCAGCAGGAAAACCGGAAATTATCAATGATTATCTTCCGGTCGGGAAGATGGTGGAAGGCTCTGCCGTGAGCGTTTTGCTTGACGAAGGCCTTCAGCCATTCATGGAAAAGATTGACGGCGTTTTCAGCTCCCTGCCTGAAAAAGACAAGAAGGAGCTGGTTTCCCAGATTGTCCCCGGACAGCCTGTTCCGTATGACGAACGCCTGGGCTGGACCAAGGAAGATTATGCCAAATATCTGGAGTGCTGGAAAAAGAAGCAGATCCAGGAAGTGGCTCCCGTAGCGATGGGGATTTTCCCGAACGGCGAGCAGGGCATCTGGAATCTGGCAACAGTGGTTCAGCAGGGCCCCCTGCCGATGAGCACGCTCAAGTATGATTCCAATACCAAGTCATGGATTTCCCCCAACGGCTCCCTGGCTTTGAAGGGCGACGTGTCCTATGACGATATGAATGTGTATGGGGCGTGGAGCGGCAAGGAATGGACGCTGGAGAAAAAGACGATCCTTTCCACGCTGACGGAAACTGTCATCCTCGGCAAGACGAAGGATGGAAAGTATGTTTATTTTGTGTACAACATGTCCGAGAAGAATCCGGACAATTTCGTTATTGCCAATCAGTCCATCGTGCTGCGCGTTCCCATGACCAGCATTGTGGGAGATCCCCTTCTGGAGAAGGCCAAGGCCCGCGCCCGCCAGTAACGGCTGATGTTTTTTCTTACTTCCGGTTATAAAAGATGCGTATTATCAGTGGATTAGCCGGTGGAATATCCTTGTCCGTTCCCAAGGGGGAGGTTCGCCCCACCACAGACCGGGTGAGGGAAGCCCTTTTTTCCATCCTGCATCCTCTGATCAAGCATGCCGACGTCCTGGACCTGTTCACCGGATCGGGGGCGTTCGGGCTGGAAGCCCTGAGCCGCGGGGCAAGAACCGCCCGCATGGTGGATGCTTCCCGGGCTTCCTGCACTACCGCCAAGGCCAATTTGTCCAAGACCGGGCTTGAGGGCGGCACGGTGATCCAGGGGGACGCCGTCCAGTTCGTGAAGAGGGAATTGACCGCAGGTAGAAAGTATGATGTGGTGTTTGCCGACCCTCCCTATTGCAAGGGGCCGCTGGACAGGGATTTTGTCGTGGAACTGGTGGAAGCCGGTGTGGCCGGGCTGCTGAAGGATGACGGCGTGTTCATTGCGGAGGTCCAGGAAGGCTGGGGGACCGGGAGTGAAGATTCCGCCGGTTTTGACGGACTGCGCCTGGTAGATACCCGCCGGTACGGGAAAAATATGCTGCTGTTCTATCGATTGCCTAAGGAGTAAGATGAAAGCCCTTTTATTGTCATGTTGTTATAATATCCTGTACACCATCGGCTGGCTGGTGACTCTGCCTTCCTATTTGCTCAAGCAGAAGCGCCGGGGGGGATTCGGCACGGGGCTGATGGAGCGTTTTGGCCTGTACCGCGTTTCCTACAACAGGGAACCGAAGGGCGTGCTGT
This genomic stretch from Akkermansia biwaensis harbors:
- the rsmD gene encoding 16S rRNA (guanine(966)-N(2))-methyltransferase RsmD gives rise to the protein MRIISGLAGGISLSVPKGEVRPTTDRVREALFSILHPLIKHADVLDLFTGSGAFGLEALSRGARTARMVDASRASCTTAKANLSKTGLEGGTVIQGDAVQFVKRELTAGRKYDVVFADPPYCKGPLDRDFVVELVEAGVAGLLKDDGVFIAEVQEGWGTGSEDSAGFDGLRLVDTRRYGKNMLLFYRLPKE